CGCGGCAAGGCGCCGTGAGCGCCATGCTGCCGCCTCGCGCGCCGCCGGCCTCGGAGATAAGACCAGACGAGCAGACTGCGGTGCGCGCCGTACACGCTCAGTCCGCAAAGGGTTGCGAAGTACAAGACGAGGATGATCCCGTCCGCCGAGGCCATGTGGCCGCCACGGTACCTGTCGGCTGGCCGGTCCGTCAAACTCGCGGGCGGCGGACAAACCTCAAGAAACTAAGGCTTGACTCCAAGCAGGATCACCTGCGCGACGGAGTAGTGCCGGGAGTGCGTCAGCGTGAGGAGCGCACCGCTTCCCCCAAGTTCATCGAATCGCCGTCGTGCGCCGCCGTGCAGCGCCAGCGTGGGAGGGCCGCCGTGCCGGACCACTTCGATGTCGCGCCAGAGAACGCCACGCGCCCGGCCGGTGCCGAGCGCCTTCATGGCCGCCTCCTTGGCCGAGAACCGCGCCGCGAAGTGGGGCGCGGGCGCGCGGCGCTTCCGGCAGTAGGCCGCTTCGGCGTCGGTGAAGATCCGCCCAACGAAGCGGTCGCCGTAGCGCCGCAGGAGCTCTTCGACGCGCCCCACCTCCTCGATGTCGATCCCGATGCCGATGATGCCGGCCGCGCCAGACGCCGGCTCCCGGCGGGCGGCGGGAGCAGCGCGTCCTGACGGCGCGCCGTCCAGGGCCTGGTTGGCGAGCCGGTCCGCCCTGACGTTCTGTTCCCGCGGAACATGTTCGTACTTCACGGAATCGAACCGTGCCGCGGTGGCGGACGCCCGGGTGTGAAGCGCCCGCAGCGCCGGCGCACGGACGCGGTAGGCGCCGGTCATCTGCCTTACCAGCAACTCGGAGTCGGAACGGATCAGCACGTCGCGATGACGCTCTGCCGCGAGGTAGTCCAGCGCGGCAAGAAGTCCGCGGTACTCGGCGACGTTGTTGGTCGTTGCTCCGATCACCTCGTGCAGCTCGGTGACGAGGCTGCCGTCTTCCGACTCGATCCGCACCCCGTAGGCAGCCGGGCCTGGATTGCCACGCGCCGCGCCGTCGATCCAGGCGATGGTGCGCGGTGCGATTGGCAGGCGGGCAGTCACGACGCGGTCGCGGCCGGAAAGTAGAGGATGCGCTGGCAGCTCTCGCACCGGATCAGCGCATCGTTGCGCCGCACTTCGTTCAGGAGCTGGGGCCGAAGCCGG
The nucleotide sequence above comes from Acidobacteriota bacterium. Encoded proteins:
- the acpS gene encoding holo-[acyl-carrier-protein] synthase, whose product is MTARLPIAPRTIAWIDGAARGNPGPAAYGVRIESEDGSLVTELHEVIGATTNNVAEYRGLLAALDYLAAERHRDVLIRSDSELLVRQMTGAYRVRAPALRALHTRASATAARFDSVKYEHVPREQNVRADRLANQALDGAPSGRAAPAARREPASGAAGIIGIGIDIEEVGRVEELLRRYGDRFVGRIFTDAEAAYCRKRRAPAPHFAARFSAKEAAMKALGTGRARGVLWRDIEVVRHGGPPTLALHGGARRRFDELGGSGALLTLTHSRHYSVAQVILLGVKP